In the genome of Caulobacter flavus, the window GCCGGCGATGGCCTCGCGCTTTTCCTCCAGCATCAGCCAGTCTTCCTCGGCCTGGGCCAGGTCGGCGCGGGCCTTGTCGAGGGCCTTCATGATCTTGTCGAAGCCGGCCGGATCGCGGGCGTAGAGGTTGGGGTCGTCCAGCTTCTTCTCCAGGTCGCCGAGGATCTTGGGAGAATTGGCGATCAGGGCCTCGCACTCCTCCAGCCGGCGCTGGTCCTTGTAGGACAGCTTGGTGGTCTTCTTCGGAGCGGCGGGCGCGGCCGGGGCGGGCTTGGGGGCCGGGGCGCCGGTGGCGAAGTCGCCGGTCGCGCCGCGGGCGCCCTTGAAGAAGTCCGGGGCCTGGTCGATCAGGTCGGTCCAGCCGCCGGGCGTCTCCAGCACGTCGCCGTGGCCGTTCATGGCGATGGTCGAGGTGGCCAGGCGGTCGATGAAGTCGCGATCGTGGCTGACGAGAATGAGGGTTCCCTCGAAATCGGCCAGCAGCTCCTCCAGCAGGTCCAGCGTGTCCATGTCGAGGTCGTTGGTCGGTTCGTCGAGCACCAGCAGGTTCATCGGCGAGGCCAGGGCGCGGGCCAGCAGCAGGCGGTTGCGCTCGCCGCCCGACAGGCTGGTGACCGGCTGGCGCAGCTGGGCCTCGGTGAACAGGAACTCCTTGGCGTAGCCGGCGACGTGCTTGGAGACGCCGCGCACCAGGATGGAGTCGCCGCCCGACGGGGTCAGGAAGTCCCAGACGGTGATCTTTTCCGACAGGGCCAGGCGGTTCTGGTCGACATAGGCGATCTCCAGATTGGTCCCCAGCTGCACCGTGCCGGCGTCGGCCGGGATCTCGCCCAGCAGCAGGCGCACCAGCGTGGTCTTGCCCGCGCCGTTGGGGCCCACCAGGGCCACCCGGTCGCCGCGCAGGATGCGGGTGTTGAAGTTCTCGACGATCGTGCGGTCGCCGAAGGTCTTGGTCAGGCCCTTGGCCTCGACCACCCGCTTGCCCGACGTGCCCGAGCTCTCGACGGCCATGGTCATCGAGCCGCGCTTCTCGGACTGGATGTCCTTCTTCTCGGCGCGCAGGGCCATTAGGGCGCGGCGGCGGCCCTCGTTGCGGGCCCGGCGACCCTGGACGCCGCGGGCCAGCCAGGCGTTCTCGACCTCGAGCTTCTTGTTGAGGCGGCGCTCCTCTTCCGCCTCGGCGGCCAGCACCTGCTCGCTCCAGGCCTCGAATTCGGAAAAGCCCTTGTCGAGGCGGCGCACCTTGCGGTGCTCCAGCCAGAAGGTGCGCTGGGTGACGCGGTTGAGGAAGGCGCGGTCGTGGCTGACGATCAGCGCCGCGCACTTGGAATTGGCCAGCTCCTCTTCCAGCGTCTGGATGGCGAAGATGTCGAGGTGGTTGGTGGGCTCGTCCAGCAGCAGCACGTCGGGCTGCTCGGCGAACGCCCGCGCCAGGGCGGCGCGGCGGCGCTCGCCGCCCGACAGCCCCTGCGTGCTCTGGTCGTAGTTCAGGCCGAAGTCGGCCAGGGTGGCGTGGGCCTCGTAGTCCTGGGCGCCGCCGGCGGTGCAGTAGTCGAGCAGCGTCTCGCCGGTGATCTCCGGCTCCTGGCTGACGAACACCACCTTGGCGCCCGGCTGCACGGCGCGCTCGCCGCTGTCGGCCTCGGCGCCCTGGGCGGCCAGCACCTTGAGCAGGGTCGACTTGCCGGCGCCGTTGCGGCCCACCAGGCAGGCGCGGACGCGCGGCTCCAGGGCCAGGTCGACGCCGTCGAACAAAGGCTTGGCGCCGTCGGCGAGGCGGACGTCCTTGAGGGCGAGCACGGGGGCGCGGGCGGGGGCGGCCATGGATTAAGTCTTCTTGGTCTTGCGAGGCGGTCGAGGCGAGGAGATGGGGCCTATAGCAGGGCGCGGGGAGGGGGAAGGCGGAAAGTTGTCTCGTCTGCGACGAGCCCCCTCAGTCGGCTTCGCCGACAGCTCCCCCAGAGGGGGAGCATCTTGCTGACCAGATCCTCCCCCTCTGGGGGAGGTGGCCCGGAGGGCCGGAGGGGGTCTTCAGCCGCGAACCGCTCGCCCGATTGCCGCCCCCGCCTTCAACCTCTACCGTGGCGCGCATGGACGAGGTGGTGAAACCGTCGTGGAAGCGACGCCTGTGGGGCGTGGTCGAGATCGTGCTGGGCGCGACCTTCCTGTGGTGTGCGCTCGGCGACCGGATCATGCGCTTCATCGACAGCGGCGGCCGCGAGGAGCGCGGCTATCTAGGAGGCCTGCTGGGCCTGGGCGCGGCAGGCCTTCTGGTGCTGGCCCTGCTGGCGCTGATCGACCGGCGCCTGAAGGGACAGGCCGCCGTCGTGGCCTATCTGACGGTGTTCTCGCTGGTCTGGCTGGCGTTCACGACCTGGATGCTGTGGTCGGCCGGCGCCCACGGGGCGTGGCTGACGGGCGCCGCCCTGGCCTTCGGGCCGATCCTCATGGTCTGGGGCGTGGTCTTCGGCTACCTGCGCAGGGGCGCGCGCTAGGCCCTCAAGCCGCCCG includes:
- a CDS encoding ABC-F family ATP-binding cassette domain-containing protein, translating into MAAPARAPVLALKDVRLADGAKPLFDGVDLALEPRVRACLVGRNGAGKSTLLKVLAAQGAEADSGERAVQPGAKVVFVSQEPEITGETLLDYCTAGGAQDYEAHATLADFGLNYDQSTQGLSGGERRRAALARAFAEQPDVLLLDEPTNHLDIFAIQTLEEELANSKCAALIVSHDRAFLNRVTQRTFWLEHRKVRRLDKGFSEFEAWSEQVLAAEAEEERRLNKKLEVENAWLARGVQGRRARNEGRRRALMALRAEKKDIQSEKRGSMTMAVESSGTSGKRVVEAKGLTKTFGDRTIVENFNTRILRGDRVALVGPNGAGKTTLVRLLLGEIPADAGTVQLGTNLEIAYVDQNRLALSEKITVWDFLTPSGGDSILVRGVSKHVAGYAKEFLFTEAQLRQPVTSLSGGERNRLLLARALASPMNLLVLDEPTNDLDMDTLDLLEELLADFEGTLILVSHDRDFIDRLATSTIAMNGHGDVLETPGGWTDLIDQAPDFFKGARGATGDFATGAPAPKPAPAAPAAPKKTTKLSYKDQRRLEECEALIANSPKILGDLEKKLDDPNLYARDPAGFDKIMKALDKARADLAQAEEDWLMLEEKREAIAG